One stretch of Chryseobacterium fluminis DNA includes these proteins:
- a CDS encoding winged helix-turn-helix transcriptional regulator, with protein sequence MLLLQADAILRIAEEVNGISWKMLNRELKDLEINELIDRHVLTRAPVAVEYRITDYG encoded by the coding sequence TTCTGCTACAAGCCGATGCGATACTAAGAATTGCTGAAGAGGTCAACGGAATTTCCTGGAAGATGCTTAACCGCGAGTTGAAGGATCTGGAAATAAATGAATTAATCGATCGCCATGTGCTCACTAGAGCACCTGTCGCTGTTGAATACCGGATCACAGACTATGGATAA
- a CDS encoding helix-turn-helix domain-containing protein, whose amino-acid sequence MIKTLTYTSNKQAPRNKIFLPHHLISFLEQGEKVVYYANEATTIIDDQLVILSSGNCIMTEKIPVKNSYVSTMLLFDNTAFSNFLVKYASLLDKIPKSQTVKEKKPFVVFEKDDFIRNYITSLKLVQTKPDSFSDKLLELKFEELMLHLLEKYPHEILCFNTEMKENYADFEIRKTVELNISNNLTVEELSFLCHMSVSTFNRKFIKLYSETPSKYLLQQKMKLAKFLLQQNENPSEVFFKVGYENHSSFSKSFKQAFGICPKEFQHQKLTESRQHLTDQP is encoded by the coding sequence ATGATAAAGACATTAACTTATACTTCTAACAAACAGGCTCCCAGAAATAAAATATTTCTGCCTCATCATCTTATTTCATTTTTGGAACAAGGGGAAAAAGTAGTGTATTATGCAAATGAGGCAACAACTATCATTGACGATCAACTTGTCATACTGTCATCAGGAAACTGTATCATGACAGAAAAAATCCCTGTAAAAAACAGCTACGTGAGCACGATGCTATTATTTGATAATACAGCATTTTCAAATTTTTTAGTAAAATATGCTTCTTTACTTGACAAGATTCCAAAATCTCAAACTGTTAAGGAAAAAAAACCGTTTGTCGTATTCGAAAAAGACGACTTTATCAGGAACTATATTACGTCACTCAAACTTGTCCAAACAAAACCCGATTCTTTTTCCGACAAATTGTTAGAATTGAAATTTGAAGAATTAATGCTTCACCTGCTTGAAAAATACCCGCATGAAATTCTTTGTTTTAACACTGAGATGAAAGAAAATTATGCTGATTTTGAAATAAGGAAAACCGTGGAACTTAATATCAGCAACAATCTTACAGTAGAGGAATTATCATTTCTGTGCCACATGAGCGTTTCAACTTTCAACCGTAAATTTATAAAACTCTACAGCGAAACACCAAGTAAATACCTACTGCAGCAAAAAATGAAATTAGCAAAATTTTTGTTGCAGCAAAATGAAAATCCAAGCGAAGTGTTTTTCAAAGTAGGTTACGAAAACCACTCCAGCTTCTCAAAATCCTTCAAGCAGGCCTTTGGCATTTGCCCTAAAGAATTTCAACACCAAAAGTTGACCGAATCCCGACAGCATTTGACCGATCAACCATAA